One stretch of Sardina pilchardus chromosome 17, fSarPil1.1, whole genome shotgun sequence DNA includes these proteins:
- the ttll1 gene encoding probable tubulin polyglutamylase TTLL1, with protein sequence MAGKVKWVTDIEKSVLINNFEKRGWIQVAESEDWNFYWMSIQTIRNVFSVDTGYRLSDEQMVNHFPNHYELTRKDLMIKNIKRYRKELEKEGSPLAEKDEHGKYIYLDFVPVTFMLPADYNLFVEEFRKSPSSTWIMKPCGKAQGKGIFLINKLSQIKKWSRDSRTSTFMAASSGKEAYVISLYIDNPLLIGGKKFDLRLYVLVTTYRPLKCYMYKLGFCRFCTVKYTPSTSELDNMFVHLTNVAIQKHGDDYNHVHGGKWTVSNLRLYLESTRGKDVTSRLFDQIHWIMVQSLKAVAPVMNNDKHCFECYGYDIIIDDKLKPWLIEVNASPSLTSSTANDRILKYNLINDTLNIVTPNSEIPDCRWNRSPPKEALGNYQVLYDEEQALSEGADRDLRSRSGQSLGSKGSRSSSVRPTPATWK encoded by the exons ATGGCTGGTAAGGTGAAGTGGGTGACAGACATTGAGAAATCTGTGCTAATCAATAACTTCGAGAAGAGGGGATGGATACAGGTTGCTGAGAGTGAAGACTGGAATTTTTACTG GATGAGCATTCAGACCATCAGAAATGTATTTAGTGTGGATACCGGCTACCGTCTCTCAGATGAGCAGATGGTTAACCACTTCCCCAACCACTATGAATTGACAAGGAAGGACCTCATGATCAAGAACATCAAACGATACAGGAAGGAACTGGAAAAGGAGGGGAGTCCTCTGGCAGAGAAGGATGAACATGGAAAATACATCTATCTAG ATTTCGTCCCAGTGACGTTCATGCTCCCTGCGGACTACAACCTTTTTGTGGAGGAGTTCCGGAAGAGTCCGTCCAGCACGTGGATTATGAAGCCATGCGGCAAGGCACAGGGGAAAGGCATCTTCCTCATCAACAAACTCTCACAGATTAAGAAGTGGTCTCGGGACAGCAGAACGTCAAC GTTCATGGCCGCGTCGAGTGGCAAAGAGGCCTATGTCATATCCCTATATATTGATAATCCTCTTTTGATTGGTGGAAAGAAGTTTGACCTGAGACTGTACGTGCTGGTCACTACGTACAGGCCTCTCAAGTGTTACAT GTATAAACTGGGATTCTGCAGGTTCTGCACAGTGAAATATACTCCCAGCACTAGTGAGCTGGACAACATGTTTGTGCACCTGACCAACGTGGCCATTCAGAAACATGGG GACGATTATAATCACGTCCACGGGGGCAAGTGGACGGTGAGCAATCTGCGTCTGTACCTGGAGAGCACCAGAGGGAAGGACGTGACCAGCAGACTCTTCGACCAAATCCACTGGATCATGGTGCAGTCCCTGAAGGCAGTGGCC CCTGTCATGAACAATGATAAGCACTGCTTCGAATGCTATGGATATGACATCATAATTGATGACAAACTGAAACCATGGCTTATTGAG GTAAACGCATCTCCCTCACTCACGTCCAGCACAGCCAACGATCGCATCCTCAAGTACAACTTGATCAACGACACACTCAACATAGTCACCCCCAACTCTGAGATCCCAGACTGCCGGTGGAACAGAAGCCCGCCCAAGGAGGCGCTGGGGAACTACCAAGTCCT ATATGATGAGGAGCAGGCCCTGAGCGAAGGCGCTGACCGCGACCTCCGCAGCCGCTCGGGCCAGTCCCTGGGGTCAAAGGGCAGCCGGTCGAGCAGTGTGCGCCCCACCCCGGCCACCTGGAAGTGA
- the mcat gene encoding malonyl-CoA-acyl carrier protein transacylase, mitochondrial gives MSFGTLFRLGGRQICLSELSSHRVRLLSNGVRRCSKNGNEPPSASNVTSHDPETGVPEKPQRPKREPGQVSVLLFPGQGSQFVGMGRGLLKYGAVQDMFSVAQKILGYDLLSLCLNGPEEDLMKTVHCQPAVFVTSLAAVERLNHENPAAIESCVAAAGFSVGEFAALVFSGAMDFAEALYVVKVRAEAMQAASEQTPSGMLSVIGKPQAKYNHACLLARQHCQSLGIQDPVCMVANYLFPDGRVIAGHQEALDFLQKNSRELHFMRARRLPVSGAFHTPLMEPAVQPLRAALKSLDVRRPEIAVHSNVDGKRYMHDKHVRRLLLKQLVSPVKWEQTLHELYERSDGTAFPQTYEVGPGRQLGSTLQKCNMKAHRSYTHVDVTVTEDE, from the exons ATGAGTTTTGGAACACTTTTCAGACTCGGTGGTAGACAAATTTGTCTCTCCGAGCTTTCATCGCACAGAGTCAGATTACTTTCAAACGGCGTTCGCCGTTGCTCGAAAAATGGGAACGAGCCGCCTTCAGCCAGTAATGTTACATCTCACGATCCAGAGACGGGTGTTCCTGAGAAACCACAGAGACCCAAAAGAGAACCAGGGCAGGTGTCGGTCCTCCTCTTCCCAGGTCAGGGCAGTCAGTTTGTGGGTATGGGACGCGGACTGTTGAAGTATGGAGCTGTCCAGGACATGTTCTCCGTGGCGCAGAAGATACTTGGCTATGAtttgctctctctgtgccttAACGGACCCGAGGAGGATCTCATGAAAACAGTTCACTGTCAACCTGCTGTGTTTGTCACGTCACTTGCTGCGGTTGAGAGACTAAATCATGAAAACCCAGCC GCCATAGAGAGCTGCGTTGCTGCGGCAGGATTCAGTGTTGGGGAATTCGCTGCCTTAGTTTTTTCTGGTGCCATGGACTTCGCAGAAG CTCTGTATGTTGTGAAAGTTAGAGCGGAGGCGATGCAGGCAGCCTCGGAGCAGACGCCCAGTGGCATGCTGTCAGTCATTGGCAAACCCCAGGCCAAGTACAACCACGCCTGCCTCCTGGCCCGGCAGCACTGCCAGTCCCTGGGCATCCAAGACCCTGTCTGCATGGTGGCCAACTATCTTTTCCCAGACGGGAGGGTCATCGCAGGGCATCAGGAG gctctggaCTTCCTGCAGAAGAACTCGCGGGAGCTGCACTTCATGCGCGCGCGGCGTCTCCCGGTCAGCGGGGCCTTCCACACGCCCCTCATGGAGCCGGCCGTGCAGCCGCTGCGCGCGGCGCTCAAGTCCCTGGACGTGCGGCGGCCGGAGATCGCCGTCCACTCCAACGTGGACGGCAAGCGCTACATGCACGACAAGCACGTGCGCCGGCTCCTGCTCAAGCAGCTGGTGTCGCCGGTCAAGTGGGAGCAGACGCTGCACGAGCTGTACGAGCGCAGCGACGGGACGGCGTTCCCGCAGACGTACGAGGTGGGCCCCGGCAGGCAGCTCGGCTCCACACTGCAGAAGTGCAACATGAAGGCGCACAGGAGCTACACGCACGTGGACGTCACCGTGACCGAGGACGAGTGA
- the bik gene encoding bcl-2-interacting killer, producing the protein MVEQTRPTPNTTTLQAGPVELIDDGTLSDVTTREARIIGRQLARIGDELNQRWAHRLPDQRLLQPLDRTNIFIRARVYRRYFLTEGRGLRHVLALAKLWLNPLIYSQPVWVSNLCPTGQRWTTGLLVSTALMATAAVCVALWELKKD; encoded by the exons ATGGTGGAGCAAACGAGACCAACTCCAAACACCACCACTCTCCAGGCTGGTCCTGTGGAGCTGATAGATGATGGCACATTATCTGACGTGACCACAAG GGAGGCCCGGATCATCGGTCGGCAGCTGGCCCGGATAGGAGACGAGCTAAACCAGCGCTGGGCCCACCGCCTGCCTGACCAACGGCTACTGCAGCCGCTGGACAGAAcaaacatcttcatcagagCCAGAGTCTACAG GCGTTACTTTCTGACGGAGGGAAGGGGTCTCAGACACGTCTTGGCTCTGGCTAAACTGTGGCTGAATCCTCTCATTTACAGCCAGCCTGTCTGG GTGTCCAATTTATGTCCTACTGGTCAGCGTTGGACAACAGGTTTGCTGGTGTCCACTGCACTAATGGCCACGGCAGCTGTCTGCGTTGCACTCTGGGAACTGAAAAAGGACTGA